From the genome of Tsukamurella pulmonis:
CCAGGCGGTGCTCGCCTCGATCGGCGTGTTCATCGGCATGCTCGTGGTCTACAAGACCGGCGCCATCCGCGTGACCCCGCGCTTCACCCGCATGCTCTTCGCGGCCATGATCGGCGTGCTGGTCCTGGCTCTGGGCAACCTGGTGATCGCCCTGGTCACCGGTGGCGACTCGAACCCGCTGCGCGGCGGCGGCACCCTCGCGATCATCTTCTCGCTGGTGTGCATCGCGATCGCGGCGTTCAGCTTCCTGCTGGACTTCGACCAGGCGGATCAGCTGATCCGCGCCGGCGCACCGTCGAAGGCGGCGTGGGGCGTGGCCCTGGGCCTGACCGTCACCCTGGTGTGGCTGTACGTCGAGATCCTGCGCTTGCTGAGCTACTTCTACAGCAACGACTAGTAGTACCTCGTCCGAACGCCCCGCAGCCCATGGCTGCGGGGCGTTCGTCGTCTGCGACCCGAGTCAGGAGAAGGCGAGGCGGACCGCACCGTCGAACCCGGCGGTCCCGGGTGCGGGGTCCTGCGCCGTGACCACCGCGTCGTCGCGTGCGGCGGCATCGTCGATCACGTACTCCAGGCCGCTCGCGGAGGCGCGCTCCGACGCCTGGAGGAGCGTCAGTCCGGCGAAGTCGGGCACGGTCCGCTCGGACGGCGCGGGCGCGGTCACCGCCGGCCGGTCCACCGCCGCGTCGGCCGATCGGGTCCGTTCGCTCGCGGTGACGACCGCAGCACCGAGCCCGGCGACGCATGCGAGTCCCACGGCGATCACCGCGAGCCTGCGCAGGGTGCGCCGGCGCCCGCCGCGTCGGGACGACGGTGCCGCGGCCCCCTGCGGAGCGGGGCCCGAGGGAGCGTCGCCGCCCGGACGCCGGAGCGTGGGAACCCGCGGGCCGGGCACGTGTGGGATCGGCGGGCGCGGCACACGCGTGACCGCCTCGCTCAGGGCCGCCGCGAACGCGCCGGCCGTCGGGTAGCGAGCGGCGGGCGCGGGGCTCAGGCCCCGGCGCAGGACCGCCGCCACCTGCGGCGGAACCGGGGCGCCGCGCACCGTCGGCGGAGGGAAGTGCCCCGCGAGCTGCGCGGCGAGCACGTCCGACCGTTCACCCCGGAACGGTGGCATCCCGGTGAGCAGTGTCGTGGCGGTCGCGGCGAGGCTGTAGAGATCCGAGCGGTGGTCGCACCCCTCGCCGGTGAGCACCTCGGGCGCCGCGTAGCCCACCGTTCCCAGGGCGATGCCCGCCGCGGTGATCCCGGCCGGCCGGTCCAGCGCCTTGGCGATCCCGAAGTCCGCGACCTTGACCCGCCGGACCGTGCGATCGGCGGTCACCAGGATGTTGTCCGGCTTGATGTCGCGATGCACGACGCGGTGCTCGGCCCACGCGTAGTCCAGGGCGGAGGCGACGGCGCGGATCACGGTCACGACGTCGCACGCCGGCATCGGGCCGCGGCGGGCGAGATCACCGGCGGTGCTGCCGTCGACGTACTCCATCGCGATCCACGGGCGGCCGCCGACGCGACCCCGGTCGTGGATCGCGACGATGTTGGGGTGGGCCAGCCGGGCCAGCAGTCCGGCCTCCTGACCGAACCGGGCCAGCGCGTCCGAGCCCGACGGGGCCGCGCCGGCCCGCAGCAACTTCACCGCGTCGACGCGGGGCAGGCGGGGATGACGGACGAGGAAGACCTCGCCCATCCCGCCCGACCCCAGGCGACGGACCACGGTGTACTCGCCGATCCGGTGCAGGCGATGGGTCGGTGTCTCGGTGCGCACCCGACCGATGCTGCGGCGCTGCGGTCGCGGCGGCGTCGTCGCCGTGTCGCAGCCGCGTCGCGATCCGGCGTCAGTCCCGGCGCAGGGCGCGGGCGAGGCGCACCGTCAGGCGGTTGGCGTCCGCGGCCTCGGAGACCTCCGGCGGGGAGGGGAGCGGCCCGTGCCATTCCCCGAGCGTCGCGAGCACCTCGGGGAGCAGCAGGCGGGCCGCGAGCTCGTAGCCCGCATCCGACGGATGGAAGTTGTCCGGCGAGAACATCCGGTCGGGTGCCTCGAGGAACTCGGGCGTCAGGGTGTCGGCGAAGGGCACGGGATGCCCGCCGGCGGCGAGCACGTGGGCGCGCTGCCGCGCCGCGAGCTGGAGCCCGTAGCGGCGGATCACCGAGCGCAGCGGCTGCGGGATCGCCTGCACCACGCCGATGTCCGGGCACGTGCCCACGACGACCTCCGCGCCCGCACCGCGCAGCTGCGCCACCGCCGCGCCGAGCCGCCGGGCCGAGGGCTCGATCGCGTTGAGCGCCGTCACGTCGTTCGCGCCGACGATGATCACCGCCACGTCCGGGATCTGCTTGGCGATGAACGCCGCCTCGATCTGGGCGGCCAGCCCCTTGGACGTCGCGCCGACGATCGCCTTCACCGCGAGCCGCACCGTGCGCCCCGTCTCCGCCACCACGCCGCGCGCGAGCAGCACGCCGGGCGTGTGCTCGGCATCGTCGACCCCGAGGCCCGCCGCCGTGGAGTCCCCGAAGACCATCAGGCTCACGTCCGCCGGGTGCGCCGGCCCGGGCCGTTCGACGACGGTGGTGCCGGGGGAGTAGATCCCGTCCTTCGACGGTGCCTTGTCGGTGCGGTGGGGGATGACGGTGCGCGCCGTGCGCGCCTGCTTGGTCAGCAGCGCGTAGGCGCCCCAGGTGGCTCCGGCGCCGCTGACGGCGGCGGCCGAGGTGTACAGCGCGTCACGGGCGAGCCGGTTTCGGGAGTACCCCATACCTCCAATCTAGACGGGCAGGCCCGGACC
Proteins encoded in this window:
- a CDS encoding serine/threonine-protein kinase — its product is MRTETPTHRLHRIGEYTVVRRLGSGGMGEVFLVRHPRLPRVDAVKLLRAGAAPSGSDALARFGQEAGLLARLAHPNIVAIHDRGRVGGRPWIAMEYVDGSTAGDLARRGPMPACDVVTVIRAVASALDYAWAEHRVVHRDIKPDNILVTADRTVRRVKVADFGIAKALDRPAGITAAGIALGTVGYAAPEVLTGEGCDHRSDLYSLAATATTLLTGMPPFRGERSDVLAAQLAGHFPPPTVRGAPVPPQVAAVLRRGLSPAPAARYPTAGAFAAALSEAVTRVPRPPIPHVPGPRVPTLRRPGGDAPSGPAPQGAAAPSSRRGGRRRTLRRLAVIAVGLACVAGLGAAVVTASERTRSADAAVDRPAVTAPAPSERTVPDFAGLTLLQASERASASGLEYVIDDAAARDDAVVTAQDPAPGTAGFDGAVRLAFS
- a CDS encoding SGNH/GDSL hydrolase family protein, producing the protein MGYSRNRLARDALYTSAAAVSGAGATWGAYALLTKQARTARTVIPHRTDKAPSKDGIYSPGTTVVERPGPAHPADVSLMVFGDSTAAGLGVDDAEHTPGVLLARGVVAETGRTVRLAVKAIVGATSKGLAAQIEAAFIAKQIPDVAVIIVGANDVTALNAIEPSARRLGAAVAQLRGAGAEVVVGTCPDIGVVQAIPQPLRSVIRRYGLQLAARQRAHVLAAGGHPVPFADTLTPEFLEAPDRMFSPDNFHPSDAGYELAARLLLPEVLATLGEWHGPLPSPPEVSEAADANRLTVRLARALRRD